One genomic window of Neisseria sp. oral taxon 014 str. F0314 includes the following:
- a CDS encoding inner membrane CreD family protein, with the protein MGAGEGEFDQFGDFAFVFDDEDMRVHGIGNLQAINARRQAVAKIKFICSLYARVAGCTSFSGCNLHKIFTTAPQEIDGVSAYWTLSANGSPLPKTFHMEQKMTKKLWSVIGLCIAFAVVLLWIYGLAEQRSEYQSSILLGAEGYHMVVRSVKYGMVLVVLVFSSFFLSEILQEWRIHPVQYLLVGAALSIFYLLLLSLAEHVGFTAAYTIGAAACIGLLFWYLRFVLATTRGVHMMTALLVAAYGTMFVLIKMQQYNLLAGSCLLFAALFAVMYYTREIDWYALNKSQEKTVGKPLAASMVSHGNGTGRTD; encoded by the coding sequence ATGGGCGCGGGCGAGGGAGAGTTCGACCAGTTCGGCGATTTCGCGTTCGTCTTCGATGATGAGGATATGCGGGTTCATGGGATAGGGAATTTACAAGCCATCAATGCAAGGCGGCAAGCCGTAGCGAAAATAAAGTTCATCTGCTCATTGTACGCAAGAGTAGCAGGCTGCACATCATTTTCAGGCTGCAATCTTCATAAAATCTTCACAACTGCCCCACAGGAAATTGACGGCGTTTCGGCATACTGGACGCTGTCGGCAAACGGAAGTCCGTTGCCCAAAACCTTTCATATGGAGCAGAAAATGACGAAAAAATTATGGAGCGTAATCGGCCTGTGTATCGCCTTTGCCGTGGTATTGCTGTGGATTTACGGGCTGGCCGAACAGCGGAGCGAATACCAGTCCAGCATACTACTGGGGGCGGAGGGCTACCACATGGTCGTCCGCAGCGTGAAATACGGTATGGTGCTGGTGGTGTTGGTGTTTTCTTCGTTCTTTTTGAGCGAAATCCTGCAGGAATGGCGTATTCATCCGGTGCAGTATCTGCTGGTAGGCGCGGCGTTGTCGATTTTCTACCTGCTGTTGCTCTCGCTGGCGGAACATGTCGGCTTTACTGCCGCTTATACCATCGGTGCGGCGGCGTGTATCGGCTTACTGTTTTGGTATCTGCGCTTCGTGCTGGCCACCACGCGCGGTGTGCATATGATGACGGCACTGCTTGTTGCGGCATACGGTACGATGTTTGTGCTGATAAAAATGCAGCAATACAACCTGCTGGCCGGCTCTTGCCTGCTGTTTGCAGCGCTGTTCGCGGTGATGTATTACACACGGGAGATTGATTGGTATGCGTTGAATAAATCGCAGGAAAAAACAGTTGGGAAACCACTCGCTGCTTCTATGGTTTCACACGGTAACGGTACTGGCCGGACGGACTGA
- a CDS encoding response regulator yields the protein MNPHILIIEDEREIAELVELSLARAHFTARIAPTAEQARQLLAREHFDLLLLDVGLPDTEGFELLKTLRPQHPQPVIMLTAQDEETDRILGLELGADDYIGKPFSPRELVARVKAVLRRTQTRPASEAESAPVWHDDAPACCIRHQGRELPLTQGEYRLLRTLLHRPGRVFSREELLTAMFGGNRPSDPHTINTHIRALRHKLRAAGVAGEPIRTHHGLGYSFNET from the coding sequence ATGAACCCGCATATCCTCATCATCGAAGACGAACGCGAAATCGCCGAACTGGTCGAACTCTCCCTCGCCCGCGCCCATTTCACCGCACGCATCGCCCCCACCGCAGAGCAGGCACGGCAACTGCTCGCGCGCGAACATTTCGACCTACTCCTGCTCGACGTTGGCCTGCCCGACACCGAAGGCTTCGAACTGCTCAAAACCCTGCGCCCTCAACACCCCCAGCCCGTCATCATGCTCACCGCCCAAGACGAAGAAACCGACCGCATCCTCGGCCTCGAACTCGGCGCAGACGACTACATCGGCAAACCCTTCAGCCCGCGCGAACTCGTCGCCCGCGTCAAAGCCGTACTGCGACGCACACAAACCCGGCCCGCCTCCGAAGCCGAATCCGCACCAGTATGGCACGACGACGCGCCCGCCTGCTGCATCCGCCACCAAGGTCGCGAACTGCCGCTCACGCAGGGCGAATACCGCCTGCTGCGCACCCTGCTGCACCGCCCCGGCCGCGTGTTCAGCCGCGAAGAACTGCTCACCGCCATGTTCGGCGGCAACCGCCCCTCCGACCCCCACACCATCAACACCCACATCCGCGCCCTGCGCCACAAACTGCGCGCAGCCGGCGTAGCCGGCGAACCCATCCGCACGCACCACGGGCTGGGGTACAGTTTTAACGAAACCTGA
- a CDS encoding methyltransferase domain-containing protein: protein MPSAKLIQKLKPALQNPLPPEQDGILLCLNSDSVTGDNAKYMNMYNRLARWYDFGERWIARLKYGNSINETRRSLVNELEWRQDCTALYVSIGTGTDLNHLPANIDLSALDLTGADLSLGMLARCRNVWRKKAAGLDLVHCNAEDLPFADNMFDVVFHVGGINFFSDKQKAINEMLRVAKPGTKIMIADETTDFIQKQYKKSLFTRNYFQDTDFDLTQIENCIPETVQEKKTRLLWSNRFYCITFRKPV, encoded by the coding sequence ATGCCTTCCGCCAAGCTCATCCAAAAACTCAAACCCGCCTTACAAAACCCGCTTCCACCCGAACAAGACGGCATCTTGTTGTGCCTTAATTCCGACAGCGTAACGGGCGACAACGCCAAATACATGAACATGTACAACCGCCTCGCCCGTTGGTACGATTTCGGCGAACGCTGGATAGCCCGCCTCAAATACGGCAACAGCATCAACGAGACACGGCGCAGCCTGGTGAACGAACTGGAATGGCGGCAGGACTGCACCGCGCTCTACGTCTCCATCGGCACAGGTACCGATTTGAACCACCTGCCCGCCAACATCGACCTCTCCGCGCTGGATTTAACCGGCGCCGACCTGTCGCTCGGCATGTTGGCACGCTGCCGCAACGTATGGCGGAAAAAAGCGGCAGGCTTGGACTTGGTACACTGCAACGCCGAAGATTTACCGTTTGCCGACAATATGTTCGACGTCGTATTCCATGTGGGCGGCATCAATTTTTTCAGCGACAAACAAAAAGCCATCAACGAAATGCTGCGCGTTGCCAAGCCCGGCACCAAAATCATGATTGCAGACGAAACCACCGACTTTATCCAAAAACAATACAAAAAAAGCCTGTTCACGCGGAACTACTTCCAAGACACCGATTTCGATCTGACACAAATCGAAAACTGCATTCCCGAAACCGTTCAGGAAAAGAAAACGCGGCTGCTGTGGAGCAACCGCTTTTACTGCATCACCTTCCGCAAACCTGTTTGA
- a CDS encoding alpha/beta hydrolase, producing MQLTQEWDKIFPQSNKVEHHKVTFRNRYGITLVGDLYVPKNIRSGQKLPAIAVVGAFGAVKEQSSGLYAQEMAERGFVTLAFDPSYLGESGGEPRNMASPDINTEDFSAAVDFLGLQNFVNREQIGILGICGWGGMALNAAVGDTCIKAVATSTMYDMTRVMANGYEINMKQNAQGGYDRTQPQTAEARYQMKVQLNNGRWEAAQNGYATLSPANNLDPKDITADTPKFIAEYADFYRTKRGFHPRAVNSNPQGSWATTVPLAFINMPILQRAGELRAPALIVHGEKAHSRYFSEDAFKSLGSKNKELYIVPGANHTDLYDNTRGKIPFDKLSSSLKQICIKVV from the coding sequence ATGCAGCTTACCCAAGAATGGGACAAAATTTTCCCTCAGTCCAATAAAGTAGAACACCACAAAGTAACATTCCGAAACCGCTACGGCATTACATTAGTTGGTGATTTGTATGTGCCGAAAAATATCCGTTCAGGTCAGAAACTGCCCGCAATTGCGGTGGTCGGCGCGTTCGGTGCGGTGAAGGAGCAATCCAGCGGTCTATATGCCCAAGAGATGGCAGAACGCGGTTTTGTAACCTTGGCGTTTGACCCGTCCTACCTCGGTGAATCCGGCGGCGAACCGCGCAATATGGCGTCGCCCGACATCAACACCGAAGACTTTTCCGCCGCCGTTGATTTCCTCGGCCTGCAAAACTTCGTGAACCGCGAACAAATAGGCATCTTGGGCATTTGCGGTTGGGGCGGCATGGCATTGAACGCTGCCGTGGGCGATACCTGCATCAAAGCCGTCGCCACCAGCACCATGTACGACATGACCCGCGTGATGGCTAACGGCTACGAAATCAACATGAAGCAGAACGCGCAAGGCGGCTACGATCGCACGCAGCCACAAACTGCCGAAGCGCGTTACCAAATGAAAGTGCAACTGAACAACGGCCGCTGGGAAGCAGCGCAAAACGGTTATGCCACTCTTTCGCCCGCTAACAACCTTGACCCCAAAGACATTACCGCCGACACGCCGAAATTTATCGCCGAATACGCCGATTTCTACCGCACCAAACGCGGCTTCCATCCCCGCGCGGTAAACTCCAATCCGCAAGGTTCTTGGGCGACCACCGTGCCGCTGGCATTCATCAATATGCCCATCCTGCAACGTGCCGGCGAATTGCGCGCCCCCGCTTTAATCGTACACGGTGAAAAAGCACACTCACGCTATTTCAGCGAAGACGCGTTCAAATCTCTGGGCAGCAAAAACAAAGAGCTGTACATCGTGCCGGGTGCGAACCACACGGATTTGTATGACAACACCCGAGGCAAGATTCCGTTTGATAAGTTGAGCAGTTCTTTAAAGCAAATCTGCATTAAGGTCGTCTGA
- a CDS encoding ATP-binding protein codes for MLIQFISENFRSLKKEQTLSLVRSSGNEMPDNFFQTTAAATPELLKSAVIYGANASGKSNVIKALGSMLHIIQNSFSKKINRPIETESFLFDALSRNEPTLYDISIIVPLTNEEGSLQETRVDYGFVADKNMVYEEWLSVYPKGKEQNWFHREYKQEKSDYDWKMSTYFKGERESWKNQTRPDQLFFSSAVHLNSEQLKPIYESLSEEILIVRTDRISNELSKSLCKNSDKEKTILISLLKSAGIEVDDITFRKPKIRHEDFPKELPEIVKDKILKEIEEAIVAKTETFFVYFDGTDNPPEIPLHEESDGTQKLFEFAGLILAVLHNGNVLIIDELNKSLHPDLVRFLVKLFNSPLNKKNAQLIFTTHETSVLRKDLLRRDQIWFCEKEEDRGTHLYPLTDFKPHINREDIEEYYLHGRYGAKPMISNFEFPKDFWESE; via the coding sequence ATGTTAATTCAATTTATCTCAGAAAATTTTCGCTCCCTTAAAAAGGAGCAAACCCTGTCCCTAGTACGCAGCTCAGGAAATGAAATGCCTGACAATTTTTTCCAGACTACCGCTGCGGCAACCCCAGAATTATTAAAATCTGCGGTCATTTATGGTGCTAATGCTTCTGGTAAATCCAATGTTATTAAGGCATTGGGATCTATGCTTCATATTATTCAAAATTCGTTTAGTAAAAAGATAAATAGACCCATTGAAACGGAAAGTTTTTTATTTGATGCGCTTTCCCGTAATGAACCGACACTTTATGATATTTCTATTATTGTTCCACTGACAAATGAAGAAGGTAGTTTGCAAGAAACTCGGGTAGATTACGGATTCGTTGCCGATAAAAATATGGTTTATGAAGAATGGTTGAGCGTTTACCCCAAAGGAAAAGAGCAGAACTGGTTTCATCGTGAATACAAGCAAGAAAAATCTGACTACGATTGGAAAATGTCCACCTACTTCAAAGGAGAAAGAGAAAGCTGGAAAAATCAAACCCGTCCGGACCAGTTGTTTTTTTCTAGCGCAGTTCATTTGAATAGTGAACAATTAAAACCGATTTATGAATCACTTTCAGAAGAAATATTAATAGTTCGTACTGATAGAATTAGCAATGAACTATCTAAATCATTATGCAAAAATTCAGATAAAGAAAAAACTATTTTAATTTCTCTGCTTAAATCTGCAGGTATTGAAGTTGATGATATTACTTTTAGAAAACCTAAAATTCGACATGAAGATTTTCCAAAGGAACTCCCTGAGATTGTAAAAGATAAAATTCTTAAAGAAATAGAAGAGGCAATTGTTGCCAAAACTGAAACATTCTTTGTATATTTTGATGGTACTGACAATCCACCAGAAATTCCTTTACATGAAGAATCAGACGGGACTCAAAAATTATTTGAATTTGCCGGACTGATTTTAGCTGTTTTACATAATGGAAATGTTTTAATAATTGATGAATTAAATAAAAGTCTACATCCTGATTTAGTACGTTTCTTGGTTAAGTTATTCAACTCTCCACTCAATAAGAAAAATGCTCAGTTAATTTTTACAACGCATGAAACTTCTGTATTAAGAAAAGATTTGCTGCGTCGTGATCAAATTTGGTTTTGTGAAAAAGAGGAGGATAGAGGAACTCATTTATATCCATTAACCGACTTTAAGCCCCATATTAACCGCGAAGATATTGAAGAATATTACCTTCATGGTCGTTATGGTGCAAAACCTATGATTAGTAATTTTGAATTTCCCAAGGATTTTTGGGAGAGTGAGTAA
- a CDS encoding RloB family protein → MSRRKNRSLEREEPKKEAYDLVLIVCEGEKTEKFYFRSLIKFEKLSSVNIKIISGTGSDPVSVIKTALKEVEDQKEYLPFNKVYCVVDRDEHKNFSNAVNMIKDKNLELIISYPSFEYWYLCHFKYSRAPITRSGTRSSGDNCVATLNAEWKKVFGNEYEKNTENLYEILHDKLEIALSNAAKSLKAAESEEESNPSTKVHILVDYLRKLKI, encoded by the coding sequence ATGTCAAGACGTAAAAACCGTAGTTTGGAGCGTGAAGAACCAAAAAAGGAAGCCTATGACTTGGTTTTAATTGTTTGCGAAGGAGAAAAGACAGAAAAGTTTTATTTTCGCAGCCTGATTAAGTTTGAAAAGTTATCATCAGTAAACATTAAGATTATTTCAGGAACGGGGTCAGACCCAGTTTCAGTAATAAAAACTGCCCTAAAGGAAGTAGAGGATCAAAAGGAATATCTGCCTTTTAATAAGGTTTATTGTGTAGTAGATAGGGATGAACATAAGAATTTCTCTAATGCTGTGAACATGATTAAAGATAAGAATCTGGAACTTATTATTTCTTATCCCAGTTTCGAATATTGGTATTTGTGCCATTTCAAATATTCTCGGGCTCCAATAACACGAAGTGGTACAAGAAGTTCGGGGGATAACTGTGTTGCTACTTTGAACGCTGAATGGAAAAAGGTATTTGGCAATGAGTATGAAAAAAACACAGAAAATCTATATGAAATTTTACATGATAAGCTAGAAATAGCGTTAAGCAATGCCGCAAAATCGTTGAAGGCTGCTGAAAGTGAGGAGGAATCAAATCCTTCTACAAAAGTCCACATATTGGTAGATTATTTAAGAAAACTTAAGATTTGA
- a CDS encoding LysR family transcriptional regulator: protein MDKLNALKYFCSAAETLQFRETALRLSVSPQVVTRVIAELEQHLGKQLFTRNTRNIHLTEFGAAFLPRAQQLLADSENLFSAAKEKDEIRGIVRITVPQWNDNGRILARLLEKCADYPELYIDWRSNDAKLNAVENQLDIGIRIGTQAEDLMIVRKICDITDKIVASPAYLARHGTPQSLDELTSRFPASSLINANTNRPWGWPLNAEMHVFPKNLRFITDDPANELAAALTGSVAAYIPEHLCRIHLQNGELLELFPEIPRRPWQLYIYRPQRTVTSGRVLKVFDWLTEVLREMYGKEAT, encoded by the coding sequence ATGGACAAACTCAACGCCCTAAAATACTTCTGCTCCGCCGCCGAGACCCTGCAATTCCGCGAGACCGCGCTGCGCCTGTCCGTTTCGCCGCAGGTGGTAACGCGTGTGATTGCCGAATTGGAACAACACCTCGGCAAACAGCTTTTTACCCGCAACACACGCAATATCCACCTGACCGAGTTTGGCGCAGCCTTCCTGCCGCGCGCCCAGCAGCTCCTTGCCGACAGCGAAAACCTGTTTTCCGCCGCCAAAGAAAAAGACGAGATACGCGGCATCGTCCGCATCACCGTACCGCAGTGGAACGATAACGGCCGCATACTCGCCCGCCTGCTGGAGAAATGCGCCGACTATCCCGAACTTTATATCGATTGGCGCAGCAACGACGCCAAACTTAACGCGGTGGAAAACCAACTCGACATCGGCATCCGCATCGGTACACAGGCGGAAGATTTGATGATTGTCCGCAAAATCTGCGACATCACCGACAAAATCGTCGCCTCCCCCGCCTATCTCGCCCGCCACGGCACGCCGCAAAGCCTAGACGAATTAACCAGCCGTTTTCCCGCATCGTCGCTCATTAACGCCAACACCAACCGCCCGTGGGGCTGGCCGCTCAACGCAGAAATGCACGTTTTTCCAAAAAACCTCCGTTTCATCACAGACGACCCTGCCAACGAACTCGCTGCCGCACTGACAGGCAGCGTTGCCGCCTATATCCCGGAACATCTGTGCCGAATCCACCTGCAAAACGGCGAACTGCTAGAACTCTTCCCCGAAATCCCGCGCCGCCCGTGGCAACTCTATATCTACCGCCCGCAACGCACAGTAACTTCCGGGCGCGTGTTAAAGGTGTTCGACTGGCTGACGGAGGTGTTGCGGGAAATGTATGGCAAAGAGGCTACCTGA
- a CDS encoding histidine kinase dimerization/phospho-acceptor domain-containing protein — protein MLKYFKHLSIRLFFVSLGILLLLTAWSLAYAKQHISLLLTASLLVLGTLAWWLARSINRIRRYAEAMAANRTAIKPQFGDSYLYRLVNAVAHLREELDHRQHIENYVLGLTHELKTPLTAQQAALELLQDGGLSPEQQQLVTRIVRNTQKQKQLIARLLELARLENRDSLQTVQTVDLAALSAKAADECRAALHAKNLQIALDCRQKHPVQGDPLLIRQAVDNLLYNAIDFAAGHSEIKISLAENSKQIELCVYNRGEPVPEFALDKIPQRFYSLPRADGARSSGLGLNFVSEIMRLHHGGFVLRNHGNGVLASLIFTVGNDGILPKVETVTHGHSYTKHC, from the coding sequence ATGCTTAAATATTTCAAACACCTCAGCATCCGCCTTTTCTTCGTCTCGCTCGGCATCCTCCTCCTGCTCACCGCTTGGTCGCTCGCCTATGCCAAACAGCACATCTCCCTCCTGCTCACCGCCAGCCTGCTTGTGCTCGGTACGCTTGCCTGGTGGCTGGCGCGCAGTATCAACCGCATCCGCCGCTATGCCGAAGCGATGGCGGCCAACCGTACCGCGATCAAACCGCAGTTCGGTGACAGTTATTTATACCGTTTGGTAAACGCCGTCGCCCACCTGCGCGAGGAACTCGACCACCGGCAGCACATCGAAAATTATGTATTAGGGCTGACTCACGAACTCAAAACGCCGCTCACCGCGCAACAAGCCGCGCTGGAACTGCTGCAAGACGGCGGACTTTCGCCGGAGCAGCAACAACTGGTCACCCGCATTGTCCGCAACACGCAAAAACAAAAGCAACTGATTGCCCGTCTGCTGGAACTGGCGCGGCTGGAAAACCGCGACAGCCTGCAAACGGTACAAACAGTCGATTTGGCCGCATTATCCGCCAAGGCCGCCGACGAATGCCGCGCCGCGCTCCATGCCAAAAATCTGCAAATCGCATTGGATTGCCGTCAAAAACACCCCGTACAGGGCGATCCCCTGCTCATCCGCCAAGCTGTCGACAATCTGCTGTACAACGCCATAGACTTCGCCGCCGGACACAGCGAAATCAAAATCAGCCTCGCCGAAAACAGCAAACAGATTGAATTATGCGTTTACAACCGAGGCGAACCCGTCCCCGAATTTGCCCTAGACAAAATCCCGCAGCGCTTCTATTCGCTTCCACGCGCCGACGGCGCGCGCAGCAGCGGGCTGGGTTTGAATTTCGTATCGGAAATCATGCGGCTGCATCACGGGGGCTTTGTCCTCCGAAACCACGGAAACGGCGTACTCGCGAGTCTGATTTTCACCGTCGGGAACGACGGCATCTTGCCGAAGGTCGAGACCGTCACACACGGCCATTCATATACGAAGCACTGCTGA
- a CDS encoding SPOR domain-containing protein → MKKQTQHGKGLSGFFSGLLLATAVIIGILFFLNKENRGGFKEVKPAKEVSETEVLQPKGNRTKPKQEEEPETVPDQGGVAGGESKPETDKETPSQTATKQAEPETVPEVGGETSKPVVAEPKTEAKPQHQAGEVAGSEAVAQEASSAKPETGKTVEPKTETEKKTAGLTDKQKARIERKLAEKKAAEKKAAEHKAAAKKDSGQKESKPTPEQILNSGSIEKARAEHKAAQTKEEAKKAVSGDNSAKASSGGRKVVLQMGSYVDRKSAETQRAKLAMMGISSSVVESTANGKDVYRVQSAAMAQDDAKNVQQTLQKHGVNSFARSVK, encoded by the coding sequence ATGAAAAAGCAAACGCAACACGGTAAAGGCCTTTCGGGCTTTTTCTCTGGTTTACTGCTGGCAACGGCGGTCATCATCGGCATCCTGTTTTTCCTTAACAAGGAAAACCGCGGCGGATTCAAGGAAGTAAAACCGGCCAAAGAGGTTTCGGAAACCGAAGTTCTACAACCTAAGGGCAACCGGACGAAACCCAAGCAGGAAGAAGAGCCTGAGACCGTACCGGATCAAGGCGGCGTAGCCGGCGGCGAAAGCAAACCGGAAACAGACAAAGAAACCCCGTCGCAAACCGCAACCAAACAGGCCGAACCGGAAACCGTGCCCGAAGTCGGCGGTGAAACATCCAAACCGGTCGTTGCAGAACCGAAAACCGAGGCCAAACCGCAGCATCAGGCCGGGGAGGTAGCAGGTTCGGAAGCCGTTGCACAAGAAGCTTCGTCGGCCAAACCGGAAACCGGCAAAACGGTTGAACCGAAAACCGAAACAGAGAAGAAAACGGCCGGACTGACCGACAAACAGAAAGCCCGTATCGAGCGCAAGCTGGCCGAGAAAAAAGCCGCGGAGAAAAAAGCAGCCGAACATAAGGCCGCAGCTAAAAAAGACAGCGGCCAAAAAGAAAGTAAGCCTACGCCCGAGCAGATTCTGAACAGCGGCAGCATCGAAAAAGCACGCGCCGAACATAAGGCGGCGCAAACGAAAGAAGAAGCGAAGAAAGCCGTTTCCGGCGACAATTCGGCCAAGGCGTCTTCCGGCGGCCGTAAGGTCGTGTTGCAAATGGGTTCGTATGTCGACCGCAAGAGTGCGGAAACCCAGCGTGCCAAGTTGGCGATGATGGGCATCTCTTCCAGCGTGGTGGAAAGCACTGCCAACGGTAAAGATGTTTACCGCGTACAAAGTGCTGCGATGGCTCAGGATGATGCCAAAAACGTTCAGCAGACTCTGCAAAAACACGGCGTAAACAGCTTTGCCCGTTCGGTGAAATAA
- a CDS encoding thiol:disulfide interchange protein DsbA/DsbL, with the protein MKLKTALAGIALSALLPVSAQAAVEGKDYTVLPKPIPQQQADKIEVLEFFGYFCVHCYHLDPVLLNHSKTFAKDTYLRTEHVVWQPEMLGLARVAAAVDDSGLKRQANSAIFQAVYEQKINLADSATFKQWAQAQKSFDGKKLIAAYDSPASLNRAKKMEELTVAYRIGSTPTVIVGGKYQVKFGNDWNAGMKTIDELVEKVRGEGKTRAEDSKSAPKSKGASFARSANH; encoded by the coding sequence ATGAAATTGAAAACCGCATTGGCCGGTATCGCCCTTTCCGCCCTGCTGCCCGTCTCCGCACAGGCCGCAGTGGAAGGAAAGGATTATACGGTTCTGCCTAAACCGATTCCTCAGCAGCAGGCGGATAAAATCGAAGTGTTGGAATTTTTCGGTTATTTCTGTGTTCACTGCTACCACTTGGATCCTGTTCTGCTTAATCACAGCAAAACCTTTGCAAAAGACACCTACCTGCGCACGGAGCATGTGGTGTGGCAGCCGGAAATGCTGGGCTTGGCCCGCGTAGCCGCAGCGGTGGACGATTCCGGTTTGAAACGCCAAGCCAATTCCGCCATATTCCAAGCGGTGTACGAGCAGAAAATCAATCTGGCCGATTCTGCCACATTTAAGCAATGGGCGCAGGCGCAGAAAAGTTTTGACGGCAAGAAACTGATTGCGGCCTACGATTCACCTGCCAGCCTGAATCGGGCGAAAAAAATGGAAGAGTTGACCGTCGCCTACCGCATCGGCAGTACGCCGACCGTTATCGTCGGCGGCAAATATCAGGTGAAATTCGGCAATGACTGGAATGCAGGTATGAAAACCATTGATGAGTTGGTGGAAAAAGTACGCGGTGAGGGCAAAACCCGTGCTGAGGACAGCAAATCCGCACCGAAAAGCAAAGGGGCTTCTTTCGCCCGCTCCGCCAACCATTGA
- a CDS encoding undecaprenyl-diphosphate phosphatase → MDILLLLKALILGVVEGLTEFLPISSTGHLIVLGDLLNFHSNGKVFEIAIQLGAVLAVIFEYRQRFADIISGLGRDRKANRFVLNLAVAFVPAAVVGLLFSKQIKLYLFNPITVAAMLVLGGFFILWVEKHQSKKKPKVMNVDDMRPIDAFVVGCAQICALVPGTSRSGSTIMGGMLWGLERKTATEFSFFLAVPMMIAATGYDVLKHYKLFTMQDIGLIAAGFVAAFLAGLLAVKALLKFVASKNYVPFAYYRIVFGGLILFTWAMGWVNWAE, encoded by the coding sequence ATGGATATTTTGTTATTGTTGAAAGCCCTGATTCTGGGCGTCGTAGAAGGCCTGACCGAGTTTCTGCCGATTTCGAGCACGGGCCATCTGATTGTATTGGGCGACCTGCTGAATTTCCACAGCAACGGCAAAGTGTTTGAAATCGCCATCCAACTCGGCGCCGTGCTGGCGGTGATTTTCGAATACCGCCAACGTTTCGCCGATATTATTTCCGGCTTGGGACGCGACCGCAAGGCAAACCGTTTCGTGCTGAATCTGGCGGTGGCGTTCGTACCGGCGGCGGTAGTCGGGCTATTGTTCAGCAAACAGATTAAATTGTACCTGTTCAACCCGATTACCGTGGCGGCGATGCTGGTGCTGGGCGGCTTCTTCATCCTGTGGGTGGAAAAACACCAAAGTAAGAAAAAACCGAAAGTGATGAATGTGGACGATATGCGGCCGATTGATGCGTTTGTGGTCGGTTGTGCGCAAATCTGTGCCCTCGTACCGGGAACTTCGCGTTCGGGCAGCACGATTATGGGCGGCATGTTGTGGGGGCTGGAGCGCAAAACGGCCACCGAATTTTCGTTTTTTCTGGCGGTGCCGATGATGATTGCCGCTACGGGTTACGATGTGCTGAAACACTACAAGCTTTTTACCATGCAGGACATCGGCCTGATTGCGGCGGGGTTTGTCGCAGCATTTCTGGCCGGCCTGTTGGCGGTAAAGGCTTTGCTGAAATTCGTGGCCAGTAAAAACTACGTGCCGTTTGCCTATTACCGCATCGTGTTCGGCGGCCTGATTCTGTTTACTTGGGCGATGGGCTGGGTGAACTGGGCCGAATAG
- a CDS encoding zinc-finger domain-containing protein → MNNQNNPVIITPRDLPLHCSGPEHADSWNGHPRVFLPIQSDGDIECPYCGTYYHLEGKIHPHHY, encoded by the coding sequence ATGAACAACCAAAACAATCCCGTCATCATTACCCCGCGCGACCTGCCGCTGCATTGTTCCGGCCCCGAACACGCCGATTCGTGGAACGGGCATCCGCGTGTTTTCCTGCCGATTCAGTCGGATGGCGACATCGAGTGCCCGTATTGCGGTACTTATTATCACTTGGAAGGCAAAATTCATCCGCACCACTATTAA